One genomic segment of Cystobacter fuscus DSM 2262 includes these proteins:
- a CDS encoding Dyp-type peroxidase: MRDVTDTPLELDDIQSGTLRPRPTPYAATYILLRIDDREAGRKLMERLSTVVASAGNSRDPVGDTWLSVALTFHGLKALGVPRASLESFAWEFRQGMAARAKALGDTGESSPEHWEKPLGTPDVHVVLVALAPDTRRLEAALARARNALEALEGVEAIWRQDCHALPTQREPFGFRDGISYPAIEGSGIPGTNSRESPLKAGEFVLGYPDEMGGLPPMPLPEVLGRNGTYVAFRKLHQRVAAFRQYLRANSSSPEDEELLAAKLMGRWRSGAPLALCPFHDAPELGADPRRNNDFLYRQEDPTGYVTPPGCHIRRANPRDASVAGVVRLHRMIRRGTAYGPALPEGVLEDDGADRGLMFAFIGAHLGRQFEFVQSEWVDSGDFLGLGTIKDPIVGASDGAGSFSIPRRPIPRRLQGLPRFVVTRGGEYGFMPGLRALRWLADLRT, from the coding sequence ATGCGTGACGTCACGGACACACCTCTCGAGCTGGATGACATCCAGAGCGGAACCCTCCGCCCTCGGCCCACTCCCTATGCGGCGACCTACATCCTGCTCCGGATCGACGACCGCGAGGCGGGGCGGAAGCTGATGGAACGGCTGAGCACCGTGGTGGCCTCGGCGGGCAACTCGCGTGACCCGGTGGGCGATACCTGGCTGAGCGTCGCGCTCACGTTCCACGGATTGAAGGCCCTGGGGGTCCCGCGGGCTTCACTCGAGAGCTTCGCGTGGGAGTTCAGGCAGGGAATGGCCGCGCGCGCCAAGGCGCTGGGAGACACGGGCGAGAGCAGTCCCGAGCACTGGGAGAAGCCGCTCGGGACGCCGGACGTCCACGTCGTACTCGTGGCCCTCGCGCCGGACACGCGGCGGTTGGAAGCGGCGCTCGCGCGCGCGCGCAATGCGCTCGAGGCGTTGGAGGGAGTCGAGGCGATCTGGCGCCAGGACTGCCATGCGCTGCCCACCCAGCGGGAGCCCTTCGGGTTCCGGGATGGCATCAGCTACCCCGCCATCGAGGGGAGCGGCATCCCCGGGACCAACTCCCGGGAGAGTCCGTTGAAGGCCGGTGAGTTCGTCCTCGGCTACCCCGACGAGATGGGTGGCCTCCCCCCGATGCCCCTGCCCGAGGTCCTGGGGCGCAACGGGACGTACGTCGCCTTCCGCAAGCTGCATCAGCGCGTGGCGGCGTTCCGTCAATACCTGCGAGCGAACTCCTCCAGCCCCGAGGATGAGGAACTCCTCGCGGCCAAGCTGATGGGGCGCTGGCGCAGCGGCGCTCCCCTGGCGCTCTGTCCGTTCCATGACGCCCCCGAGCTGGGTGCCGACCCTCGGCGCAACAATGACTTCCTCTACCGGCAGGAGGACCCGACGGGATACGTGACTCCTCCCGGATGTCATATCCGGCGGGCGAATCCGCGAGACGCTTCCGTGGCGGGCGTCGTCCGCTTGCACCGGATGATCCGCCGCGGAACCGCCTATGGCCCGGCGCTCCCGGAAGGTGTCCTCGAGGACGATGGCGCCGACCGGGGGCTGATGTTCGCCTTCATCGGGGCTCATCTGGGCCGGCAGTTCGAGTTCGTCCAGTCGGAGTGGGTCGACAGCGGTGATTTCCTCGGACTGGGGACCATCAAGGATCCCATTGTCGGGGCCAGCGACGGTGCGGGCTCCTTCTCCATCCCGCGCCGGCCGATTCCGAGGCGCCTGCAGGGCCTGCCGCGGTTCGTCGTCACCCGGGGCGGTGAGTACGGCTTCATGCCCGGACTGCGCGCCCTGCGCTGGCTCGCGGACCTTCGGACATGA
- a CDS encoding dienelactone hydrolase family protein: protein MKRVLGVMVGLLALTATAKPVQKPVVYELEGTKFEGVLVYDDAVKTPRPGLVLVPNWLGVNEPNVKQAVLVAGKQYVIFVTDLYGQGVRPKNPDEAAKAAGAVKGDRKLMRARVNKALDVLRTEGKAVGLDAKKLGAIGFCLGGTTVLELARSGAPVAGVVSFHGGLDAPLPAAEGALTAKVLALHGAEDPFVPPAEVKGFEEEMRKAKADWELVSYGGAVHSFTDLDANAPGQFQYDAKVAKRAYLAMNNFFAEAFAK, encoded by the coding sequence ATGAAGCGAGTGCTGGGTGTAATGGTCGGCCTGCTGGCGCTGACGGCGACGGCCAAGCCCGTGCAGAAGCCGGTGGTGTATGAGCTGGAGGGAACGAAGTTCGAGGGCGTGCTCGTCTACGACGACGCCGTGAAGACCCCCCGTCCGGGGCTGGTGCTGGTGCCCAACTGGCTGGGCGTCAACGAGCCCAACGTGAAGCAGGCGGTCCTGGTGGCGGGCAAGCAGTACGTCATCTTCGTCACCGACCTGTACGGCCAGGGCGTGCGCCCCAAGAACCCCGACGAGGCGGCCAAGGCCGCCGGCGCGGTGAAGGGCGATCGCAAGCTCATGCGCGCGCGTGTGAACAAGGCCCTGGACGTGCTGCGCACCGAGGGCAAGGCGGTGGGGCTCGACGCGAAGAAGCTGGGCGCCATCGGCTTCTGCCTGGGCGGCACCACGGTGCTGGAGCTGGCACGCAGCGGCGCTCCCGTCGCCGGCGTGGTGTCCTTCCATGGTGGTCTGGACGCGCCTCTTCCCGCCGCCGAGGGAGCCCTCACCGCCAAGGTGCTCGCGCTGCACGGGGCCGAGGATCCCTTCGTCCCCCCCGCCGAGGTGAAGGGCTTCGAGGAGGAGATGCGCAAGGCCAAGGCCGACTGGGAGCTGGTGTCCTACGGCGGCGCCGTGCACAGCTTCACCGACCTGGACGCCAATGCCCCGGGTCAGTTCCAGTACGACGCCAAGGTGGCCAAACGCGCCTACCTCGCGATGAACAACTTCTTCGCCGAGGCCTTCGCGAAGTAG
- a CDS encoding CBM96 family carbohydrate-binding protein, whose product MSRGSLAVGVVWGLAMLGGCGEGASPEEPWDPLKSQAQARSGTPTPACEPETFSYDVQVHPSDDTSATADAPRSFFGMSRTLLSDANPRQEAYLRFTTAFKGFQRARLILHVADGSSDGPALYATESTWNENALTWNTRPAPRGQALGNLGAVTAGAQVEYDVTAAVANGGSAHAFVLVPDSGDGTDFYSKEEPRYELQPVLVLTFTTSACTRQGSGGTVIGVSREGGPGDEQARDLAVDANGGFVIAGESRTDRRGLTLSRYRADGSQEWSRVFSLENGSSLNPSRVTITPLGNILVVGHYAGSPELGTGPLPAALGSNLFIAKFTPTGRPVWLKGFGTGDGRTPSSAFAFAVATDAQGSLLVTGYFHGAMNLGGATLDAGVRSREPFLLPGMFLARFSWEGEHLWSRAWDAGSLGTEGHALATDSAGNVLLGGVASPDFTTGSSELGATGARTPFIASFSPADGQQQWSRPLNGASGLVKGLAVLARDAVAFTGQFSGAFTFDEQTVSSSPSSDLLLGILDAQGAARWARRYGGEEASEYPRRLATDAAGNLVVMGVASGVADLGGGAISPSWYDVHGFVASYGPTGEHRWSRSLDSWRELSLLGVRPSGETLVGGPLQGPMTFAGTTYTPVGASDSLWLRLAP is encoded by the coding sequence GTGAGCAGAGGGTCGCTGGCGGTGGGCGTCGTGTGGGGCCTGGCGATGCTGGGCGGGTGTGGAGAAGGCGCCTCGCCCGAGGAGCCGTGGGACCCGCTGAAGTCCCAGGCGCAGGCCAGGAGCGGCACGCCCACCCCGGCGTGCGAGCCCGAGACCTTCTCCTACGATGTCCAGGTGCATCCCTCGGATGACACCTCCGCCACCGCGGACGCGCCCCGCTCGTTCTTCGGGATGTCCCGGACGCTGCTGTCCGACGCCAATCCCCGGCAGGAGGCGTACCTGCGCTTCACCACCGCCTTCAAGGGCTTCCAGCGGGCCCGGTTGATCCTCCATGTCGCGGACGGTTCCTCCGATGGCCCCGCGCTGTATGCCACCGAGTCCACCTGGAACGAGAACGCGCTGACGTGGAATACGCGCCCGGCTCCACGAGGACAGGCCCTGGGCAACCTGGGCGCCGTCACCGCGGGCGCACAGGTGGAATACGACGTGACCGCCGCCGTGGCGAACGGGGGCAGCGCGCACGCCTTCGTCCTCGTGCCCGACAGTGGCGATGGCACGGACTTCTACTCGAAGGAGGAGCCCCGGTACGAGTTGCAGCCGGTGCTCGTGCTCACCTTCACCACCAGCGCCTGCACCCGTCAGGGCAGCGGGGGGACCGTCATCGGCGTCTCGCGAGAAGGCGGTCCGGGGGACGAACAGGCGAGGGACCTGGCCGTGGATGCGAACGGGGGGTTCGTCATCGCGGGCGAGTCCCGCACGGACCGGCGGGGGCTGACGCTCTCGCGCTATCGCGCGGATGGGTCCCAGGAGTGGTCGCGCGTCTTCTCCCTCGAGAACGGCTCGTCCCTGAACCCCTCCCGGGTGACGATCACCCCCCTGGGCAACATCCTCGTGGTGGGCCATTACGCGGGCTCGCCCGAGCTGGGCACCGGGCCGCTCCCCGCGGCCCTCGGATCGAACCTCTTCATCGCCAAGTTCACGCCCACCGGCAGGCCGGTGTGGCTCAAGGGCTTCGGTACGGGCGATGGGCGCACGCCCTCGTCCGCCTTCGCCTTCGCCGTGGCCACCGATGCCCAGGGCAGCCTGCTCGTCACCGGGTACTTCCACGGCGCCATGAACCTGGGCGGCGCCACCCTGGACGCGGGGGTCCGCAGCCGCGAGCCCTTCCTGCTTCCGGGGATGTTCCTCGCCCGGTTCTCCTGGGAGGGTGAGCACCTCTGGTCCCGCGCCTGGGACGCGGGCAGCCTGGGCACCGAGGGGCATGCGCTGGCGACGGACAGCGCGGGCAACGTGCTGCTCGGTGGCGTGGCGAGCCCGGACTTCACCACCGGCTCTAGCGAACTGGGGGCCACGGGCGCGCGGACCCCCTTCATCGCCTCGTTCTCCCCGGCCGATGGCCAGCAGCAATGGTCGCGGCCGCTCAATGGTGCCAGCGGGCTCGTGAAGGGACTGGCCGTGCTGGCCCGGGACGCGGTGGCCTTCACCGGGCAGTTCAGCGGAGCCTTCACCTTCGACGAGCAGACGGTGTCCAGCTCCCCGTCGTCGGACCTCCTGCTGGGCATCCTGGATGCACAGGGCGCGGCTCGCTGGGCCCGCCGGTATGGCGGGGAGGAGGCCTCGGAGTACCCGCGGCGGCTGGCCACGGACGCGGCGGGCAACCTCGTGGTGATGGGGGTCGCCTCGGGCGTCGCGGACCTCGGGGGCGGAGCGATCAGCCCCTCCTGGTACGACGTCCACGGCTTCGTGGCCAGCTATGGCCCCACCGGCGAGCACCGCTGGTCCCGGAGCCTGGACTCGTGGCGGGAGCTCTCCCTGCTGGGCGTGCGGCCCTCGGGCGAGACGCTCGTCGGGGGTCCCCTCCAGGGGCCGATGACGTTCGCCGGCACGACGTACACCCCCGTGGGGGCATCGGACTCGCTGTGGCTGCGGCTGGCGCCTTGA
- a CDS encoding PAS domain-containing sensor histidine kinase: MKASSGPEAEARNSSPEEELFGVRELLAQAPGYMFTCDLDGRIRFINHVQPQLPLERVVGKPLYDWLNPEAAESCRRAFLEVRSTGKPYPFEVQSRFEVGSEWYAGQVGPISRDGQVVGFTVIVTDITQHKVTQQRLERSRRELERFAHVVSHDLQEPLRKLQTFGERLTKLASGALGPEGRECLERMQGTSALMRRLLDDLLTYSRVSSRARPFTRVDLSVVAREVLEELKTAVEQTGASVTLEALPVLEADATQMRQLLRHLMGNALKFRREGVTPLLRVHGKVDARGQWCVLVVEDNGIGFDEKYTDRLFQLFQRLHGRERYEGTGIGLAICRKIAEQHGGGIEVSSRAGEGSTFRVTLPLEQHIPR, translated from the coding sequence ATGAAAGCGAGCAGTGGGCCCGAGGCGGAGGCGCGGAACTCCTCCCCGGAGGAGGAGCTCTTCGGGGTGCGGGAGCTGCTCGCCCAGGCGCCTGGCTACATGTTCACCTGCGATCTGGACGGGCGCATCCGCTTCATCAACCACGTCCAACCCCAGCTCCCGCTGGAGCGCGTGGTGGGCAAGCCCCTCTACGACTGGCTCAACCCCGAGGCGGCCGAGTCGTGCCGCCGGGCCTTCCTCGAGGTGCGCTCCACCGGGAAGCCCTACCCGTTCGAGGTCCAGAGCCGGTTCGAGGTGGGTTCCGAATGGTACGCGGGACAGGTGGGCCCCATCTCGCGGGACGGCCAGGTGGTGGGCTTCACCGTCATCGTCACCGACATCACCCAGCACAAGGTGACCCAGCAGCGCCTGGAGCGCTCCAGACGGGAGCTGGAGCGCTTCGCCCACGTGGTGTCGCACGATCTTCAGGAGCCCCTGCGCAAGCTCCAGACCTTCGGCGAGCGGCTGACGAAGCTCGCCTCCGGGGCGCTGGGTCCCGAGGGCCGCGAATGCCTCGAGCGGATGCAGGGGACCTCGGCGCTCATGCGCCGGCTGCTCGACGATCTGCTCACCTACTCCCGGGTGTCATCCAGGGCCCGGCCCTTCACCCGGGTGGACCTGTCCGTCGTCGCCCGCGAGGTGCTGGAGGAGCTGAAGACCGCCGTCGAGCAGACGGGGGCGAGTGTCACGCTCGAGGCCCTGCCCGTGCTCGAGGCCGACGCCACGCAGATGCGCCAGCTGCTGCGCCACCTGATGGGCAATGCCCTCAAGTTCCGCCGAGAGGGAGTGACTCCCCTGCTGCGCGTCCACGGAAAGGTGGACGCCCGGGGCCAGTGGTGCGTCCTGGTGGTGGAGGACAACGGCATCGGCTTCGACGAGAAATACACCGACCGCCTCTTCCAGCTATTCCAGCGCCTGCACGGCCGCGAGCGGTACGAGGGCACGGGGATTGGCCTCGCCATCTGCCGGAAGATCGCCGAGCAGCATGGCGGGGGCATCGAGGTGAGCAGCAGGGCTGGAGAGGGCTCGACCTTCCGTGTCACCCTGCCGCTCGAACAACACATTCCCCGGTGA
- a CDS encoding bestrophin family protein, with the protein MIDYDPHRWWTYLHYLRGSMIKEIVYRVLACVLWSVGVTAVHLHVRPMDIPATVHTLAGISLSLLLVFRTNSSYDRFWEGRKLWGGIVNETRNLARAAGVFLRGDAALYGALVRWTTAFPYASAAALRGSPVDLGPSAAGLSTEQVAQVRGAQHVPLAVARRMSEVLDEGRRRGYYAEYVQLQLDQNVQLLIDYLGGCERIHKTPMPFAYMLHLRRALVLYCFSLPLALVDSFGWATVPATFVVAYLFFGIEEIGVEIEDPFGNDDNDLPLERICDTIQKNLTALLPDEGGAPPVSPTP; encoded by the coding sequence ATGATCGACTACGACCCGCATCGCTGGTGGACGTACCTCCATTACCTCCGGGGCTCGATGATCAAGGAGATCGTCTACCGGGTGCTGGCCTGTGTGCTGTGGTCCGTGGGGGTGACGGCCGTCCATCTGCATGTCCGCCCCATGGACATCCCGGCCACCGTGCACACGCTGGCGGGCATCTCGTTGAGCCTCCTGCTCGTCTTCCGCACCAACTCCTCCTATGACCGCTTCTGGGAGGGGCGGAAGCTGTGGGGTGGCATCGTCAACGAGACGCGCAACCTGGCGCGCGCCGCTGGCGTCTTCCTGCGCGGCGACGCCGCCCTCTACGGCGCGCTGGTGCGCTGGACCACGGCCTTCCCGTACGCGTCCGCCGCGGCGCTTCGGGGGAGCCCGGTCGATCTGGGGCCCAGCGCGGCCGGGCTGTCGACCGAGCAGGTGGCCCAGGTGCGTGGCGCCCAGCACGTGCCGCTCGCCGTGGCGCGGCGGATGAGCGAGGTGCTCGATGAGGGCCGGCGCCGCGGCTACTACGCCGAATACGTCCAGTTGCAGCTCGACCAGAACGTCCAGTTGCTCATCGACTACCTGGGCGGCTGTGAGCGCATCCACAAGACGCCCATGCCCTTCGCGTACATGCTGCACCTGCGCCGAGCGCTCGTCCTGTATTGCTTCTCGCTGCCCCTGGCCCTGGTGGACTCGTTCGGGTGGGCCACGGTGCCGGCCACGTTCGTCGTCGCCTACCTCTTCTTCGGCATCGAGGAGATCGGCGTGGAGATCGAAGATCCCTTCGGCAACGACGACAACGATCTGCCCCTCGAGCGCATCTGCGACACCATCCAGAAGAACCTGACGGCGCTCCTGCCCGACGAAGGGGGCGCGCCCCCGGTCAGTCCCACCCCCTGA